One Euphorbia lathyris chromosome 1, ddEupLath1.1, whole genome shotgun sequence DNA segment encodes these proteins:
- the LOC136214556 gene encoding short-chain dehydrogenase TIC 32, chloroplastic-like: MWIFGWKGPSVFSARSTAVQVTQGIDGTGLTAIVTVWLQSGIGVETARVLAFRDVHVVMVVRNVENGTKVKEAILKEIPSAKVEVMHLDLSSMASVRKFASDYISSGLPLNLLINNAGIGLPPFLLSEDNIEIQFATNHIGHFLLTDLLLDTMKSTACQRNQEGRIINVSSEGHRLVRSEGTLFDKINDDLTYNRLLAYGRSKLANILHANELARCLKEDGVNLTANSVHPGAVATNIVRHHSFLDGMMSLLGKYVLKNLQQGAATTCYVALHPQVKGVTGEYFMDSNLAKPSSLAVDAGLARKLWDFSFKLTNPN; this comes from the exons ATGTGGATTTTTGGGTGGAAAGGGCCATCTGTGTTTTCAGCACGTTCCACTGCTGTGCAAGTCACTCAAGGGATCGATGGAACTGGCCTCACTGCTATTGTCACAG TCTGGTTACAAAGTGGTATTGGAGTGGAGACAGCAAGAGTTCTTGCATTCAGAGATGTTCATGTGGTTATGGTAGTAAGAAATGTCGAAAATGGTACAAAAGTCAAAGAAGCAATACTTAAAGAAATCCCTTCTGCTAAAGTTGAAGTTATGCATTTAGATCTCAGCTCAATGGCATCAGTTAGAAAATTTGCATCTGATTATATTTCATCGGGTCTTCCACTGAATCTCCTTAT TAACAATGCAGGCATTGGCCTACCTCCTTTCTTGCTGTCCGAGGACAACATAGAAATACAATTCGCAACGAACCATATAG GACATTTTCTTCTGACGGACCTTTTGCTGGACACCATGAAAAGCACAGCATGCCAAAGAAATCAAGAGGGAAGGATTATTAATGTATCGTCAGAAGGTCACCGCCTTGTAAGAAGTGAAGGAACTCTTTTTGATAAGATCAATGA TGATTTGACATATAACAGGTTACTTGCTTATGGACGATCGAAGTTGGCTAACATTTTGCATGCTAATGAGCTTGCAAGATGCCTAAAG GAAGATGGAGTCAATTTAACTGCTAATTCAGTTCACCCTGGAGCAGTTGCCACAAATATTGTCCGCCATCACAGTTTCCTTGATG GCATGATGTCCCTACTTGGTAAATATGTGCTAAAGAACCTCCAACAG GGAGCAGCAACTACATGTTATGTCGCGTTGCATCCACAGGTTAAGGGGGTCACTGGCGAGTATTTTATGGACAGTAATTTAGCGAAACCAAGTTCTCTGGCTGTAGATGCAGGATTGGCAAGAAAACTATGGGATTTCAGCTTCAAATTGACCAATCCGAACTAG
- the LOC136210819 gene encoding short-chain dehydrogenase TIC 32, chloroplastic-like — MWIFGWKGPSGFSARSTAEQVTQGIDGTGLTAIVTGASSGIGVETARVLALRGVHVVMAVRNVQNGTKVKEAILKEIPSAKVEVMHLDLSSMASVRKFASDYISSGLPLNLLINNAGIGLPPFLLSEDNIEIQFATNHIGHFLLTDLLLDTMKSTACQSNQEGRIINLSSEGHRLVRSERILFDKINDNSGVLGYARSKLANILHANELARRLKEDGVNLTANSVHPGAIATNLARHNSILDGTMSILGKLVLKNIQQGAATTCYIALHPQVKGVTGKYFMDSNVAKPSSLGVDAGLARKLWDFSFKLTNPN; from the exons ATGTGGATTTTTGGGTGGAAAGGGCCATCTGGGTTTTCAGCACGTTCCACTGCTGAGCAAGTCACTCAAGGGATCGATGGAACTGGCCTCACTGCTATTGTCACAG GAGCATCAAGTGGTATTGGAGTGGAGACAGCAAGAGTTCTTGCACTCAGAGGTGTTCATGTGGTTATGGCAGTAAGAAATGTCCAAAATGGTACAAAAGTCAAAGAAGCAATACTTAAAGAAATCCCTTCTGCTAAAGTTGAAGTTATGCATTTAGATCTCAGCTCAATGGCTTCAGTTAGGAAATTTGCATCTGATTATATTTCATCAGGTCTTCCACTGAATCTCCTTAT TAACAATGCAGGCATTGGGCTACCTCCTTTCTTGCTGTCCGAGGACAACATAGAAATACAATTCGCCACGAACCATATAG GACATTTTCTTCTGACGGACCTTTTGCTGGACACTATGAAAAGCACAGCATGCCAAAGCAATCAAGAGGGaagaattattaatttatcatcAGAAGGTCACCGCCTTGTAAGAAGTGAAAGAATTCTTTTTGATAAGATCAATGACAATTCAGG CGTTCTTGGTTATGCACGATCGAAGTTGGCTAACATTTTGCATGCTAATGAGCTTGCAAGACGCCTAAAG GAAGATGGAGTCAATTTAACTGCTAATTCAGTTCACCCTGGAGCAATTGCCACAAATCTTGCTCGCCATAACAGTATCCTTGATG GCACGATGTCCATACTTGGTAAACTTGTGCTAAAGAACATCCAACAG GGAGCAGCAACGACATGCTATATCGCATTGCATCCGCAGGTTAAGGGGGTCACTGGCAAGTATTTTATGGACAGTAACGTAGCGAAACCAAGTTCTCTGGGTGTAGATGCAGGATTGGCAAGAAAACTATGGGATTTCAGCTTCAAATTGACCAATCCGAACTAG
- the LOC136210820 gene encoding short-chain dehydrogenase TIC 32, chloroplastic-like, whose product MWIFGWKGPSGFSARSTAEQVTQGIDGTGLTAIVTGASSGIGVETARVLAFRGVHVVMAVRNVENGTKVKEAILKEVTSAKVEVMHLDLSSMASVRKFASDYISSGLPLNLLINNAGIGLPPFLLSEDNIEIQFATNHIGHFLLTDLLLDTMKSTACQSNQEGRIINVSSEGHRFIRSEEALFDKINDNSGLLGYGRSKLANILHANELGRRLKEDGVNLTANSLHPGGVATNFARHVSILDGIVSLFLKYVLKNLQQGAATTCYIALHPQLKGVTGEYFMDSNIAKRSSLAVDAGLARKLWDFSLKLTNPN is encoded by the exons ATGTGGATTTTTGGGTGGAAAGGGCCATCTGGGTTTTCAGCACGTTCCACTGCTGAGCAAGTCACTCAAGGGATCGATGGAACTGGCCTCACTGCTATTGTCACAG GAGCATCAAGTGGTATTGGAGTGGAGACAGCAAGAGTTCTTGCATTCAGAGGTGTTCATGTGGTTATGGCAGTAAGAAATGTCGAAAATGGTACAAAAGTCAAAGAAGCAATACTTAAAGAAGTCACTTCTGCTAAAGTTGAAGTTATGCATTTAGATCTCAGCTCAATGGCTTCAGTTAGGAAATTTGCATCTGATTATATTTCATCTGGTCTTCCACTGAATCTCCTTAT TAACAATGCAGGCATTGGGCTACCTCCTTTCTTGCTGTCCGAGGACAACATAGAAATACAATTCGCCACGAACCATATAG GACATTTTCTTCTGACGGACCTTTTGCTGGACACCATGAAAAGCACAGCATGCCAAAGCAATCAAGAGGGAAGGATTATTAATGTATCATCAGAAGGTCACCGCTTTATAAGAAGTGAAGAAGCTCTTTTTGATAAGATCAATGACAATTCAGG CCTTCTTGGTTATGGACGATCGAAGTTGGCTAACATTTTGCATGCTAATGAGCTTGGAAGACGCCTAAAG GAAGATGGAGTCAATTTAACTGCTAATTCACTTCACCCTGGAGGAGTTGCCACAAATTTTGCTCGCCATGTCAGTATCCTTGATG GCATTGTGTCCCTATTTCTTAAATATGTGCTAAAGAACCTCCAACAG GGAGCAGCAACAACATGCTATATCGCGTTGCATCCGCAGCTTAAGGGGGTCACTGGCGAGTATTTCATGGACAGTAACATAGCGAAACGAAGTTCTCTGGCTGTAGATGCAGGATTGGCAAGAAAACTATGGGATTTCAGCTTGAAATTGACCAATCCGAACTAG
- the LOC136210821 gene encoding mitogen-activated protein kinase kinase kinase YODA translates to MPSWWGKTSSKEDKKKPKEGFIDALQRKFRNALEEKSNGRSGGSLRRDAERVSRSRVPSRSPSPSTKVSRCQSFAERPNAQPLPLPGIHHAGIGRTNSGITASIRPRLDVVSKPLNLPLPRPGCLPNRLDNTYAEGDIATASVSSDSSTDSEYPSDSRILSPLTSDYENGNRTATNSPSSLMHKEQTPIISQMNSKESMKPADFSLNCQIPSASPRRAPLSNHVQNLQIPNRGLFCSAPDSSMSSPSRSPMRAFGPDQVINYSLWAGLGSGQCSSPGSGHNSGHNSIGGDMSGQLFWPNSRCSPECSPIPSPRITSPGPSSRIQSGAVTPLHPRAGGANIESPTSRNDDGKQKSHRLPLPPITISNTCPFSPAYSTATSPSLPRSPNRPENPLSPASRWKKGRLLGRGTFGHVYLGFNSESGEMCAMKEVTLFSDDPKSKECAQQLGQEIALLSRLRHPNIVQYYGSETVDDKLYIYLEYISGGSIYKLLQEYGEFGEIIIRSYTQQILSGLAYLHTKNTVHRDIKGANILVDPSGRVKLADFGMAKHITGQSCPLSFKGSPYWMAPEVVIRNSNGCNLAVDIWSLGCTVLEMATTKPPWSQFEGVAAIFKIGNSKELPAIPDNLSADGKDFVKRCLQRDPSQRPTASQLLEHPFVKNVTPLEKPILTAEPSEVTLNGGRPMAIGHARSVQGFESEGVVNHQCRVSKAGAGCSEAHSPKYTSCPVSPVGSPLLRSRSPQRLSGRLSPSPISSPHTASGSSTPLTGGSGAIPFHHSMQPATYLHQENTGMIQRSQNALFTNCSSPYHEPMPDLFRGMSQPSHVFPDFI, encoded by the exons ATGCCTTCATGGTGGGGAAAGACATCATCCAAAGAGGACAAGAAGAAACCAAAGGAAGGTTTTATTGATGCACTACAGCGGAAATTCAGAAATGCATTGGAAGAAAAAAGTAATGGTCGATCAGGAGGATCCTTGAGGCGTGATGCTGAAAGGGTAAGTAGATCGAGAGTGCCGTCTAGATCACCATCACCTTCCACAAAAGTTTCACGATGCCAAAGTTTTGCTGAGAGGCCTAATGCCCAACCACTTCCACTTCCTGGGATTCATCATGCTGGTATTGGTCGTACCAATTCAGGGATAACTGCCTCCATAAGACCGAGATTGGATGTAGTCTCCAAGCCTCTGAATTTACCTCTTCCAAGACCTGGATGCCTACCTAATAGGTTAGATAATACTTATGCCGAGGGAGATATTGCTACTGCATCTGTTTCTAGTGATAGCTCCACTGATAGCGAGTATCCATCTGATTCACGTATTCTTAGTCCCCTAACATCTGACTATGAAAATGGAAACCGAACTGCTACAAACAGCCCTTCAAG CTTGATGCATAAAGAGCAAACCCCCATTATCAGTCAAATGAACTCCAAAGAGTCAATGAAACCTGCTGATTTTTCTCTCAATTGTCAGATTCCTTCTGCCTCACCTAGACGGGCACCTCTAAGCAATCATGTACAAAATTTACAGATTCCTAATAGAGGTCTTTTCTGCAGTGCTCCAGACAGCTCAATGTCAAGTCCATCAAGAAGTCCAATGAGAGCATTTGGCCCTGACCAAGTTATTAATTATAGTTTATGGGCAGGGCTTGGATCTGGGCAGTGCTCAAGTCCAGGTTCTGGGCATAATTCGGGTCATAACTCAATAGGTGGAGATATGTCTGGACAGCTATTTTGGCCCAATAGTAGATGTAGTCCTGAGTGCTCTCCAATACCAAGCCCCAGAATAACAAGCCCTGGTCCCAGTTCCAGAATACAAAGTGGTGCAGTCACCCCTCTGCACCCAAGAGCTGGAGGTGCTAACATAGAGTCACCTACTAGCCGGAATGATGACGGGAAGCAAAAAAGTCACCGTCTGCCCCTACCACCCATAACCATCTCTAATACATGTCCTTTTTCGCCTGCGTATTCAACAGCAACATCTCCTTCGCTGCCTCGAAGTCCTAATAGGCCGGAAAATCCTCTCAGTCCTGCATCACGTTGGAAGAAGGGTCGTCTGCTAGGGAGAGGCACTTTTGGGCATGTGTATCTGGGGTTTAACAG TGAAAGTGGTGAGATGTGTGCAATGAAGGAAGTAACTTTATTTTCAGATGATCCAAAATCAAAGGAATGTGCACAGCAGCTGGGGCAA GAAATTGCTCTGTTAAGTCGCTTACGGCATCCTAATATAGTGCAGTATTATGGATCGGAAACT GTGGATGAtaaattatacatatacttgGAGTATATTTCTGGTGGTTCTATCTATAAACTTCTTCAGGAATATGGtgaatttggtgaaataattaTTCGTAGTTACACTCAACAAATCCTATCTGGGCTTGCTTATCTGCATACGAAAAACACTGTTCACAG AGACATAAAAGGAGCAAATATACTTGTAGATCCCAGCGGCCGAGTGAAACTGGCAGATTTTGGGATGGCAAAGCAT ATTACTGGGCAATCTTGTCCGTTGTCATTCAAGGGAAGCCCTTACTGGATGGCACCTGAG GTGGTGATAAGGAATTCAAATGGTTGCAATCTTGCTGTTGATATATGGAGCCTTGGGTGTACAGTCTTGGAGATGGCTACAACTAAACCACCATGGAGCCAGTTTGAAGGG GTTGCTGCTATATTTAAAATTGGAAACAGCAAGGAGCTTCCTGCAATTCCTGACAATTTATCGGCTGATGGCAAGGACTTTGTGAAGCGATGCTTGCAGCGGGACCCCTCACAACGCCCTACAGCCTCTCAACTTTTGGAGCATCCTTTTGTGAAAAATGTTACTCCACTGGAGAAACCAATTTTGACTGCTGAGCCTTCAGAAGTGACACTGAATGGTGGAAGACCAATG GCTATCGGGCATGCAAGAAGTGTTCAAGGTTTTGAATCAGAAGGAGTTGTTAACCATCAATGTAGAGTATCAAAGGCTGGTGCAGGATGCAG TGAAGCTCATTCACCAAAGTACACATCATGTCCCGTTTCTCCAGTTGGGAGTCCTCTTTTGCGTTCAAGGTCACCTCAACGATTGAGTGGAAGATTATCTCCATCTCCTATATCTAGCCCTCATACTGCATCTGGTTCATCCACACCTCTTACTGGCGGGAGTGGTGCAATCCCATTTCATCACTCAATGCAGCCAGCAACTTACTTGCACCAGGAAAACACAGGAATGATTCAAAGATCACAAAATGCTCTGTTCACCAACTGCAGTAGTCCGTATCATGAACCCATGCCTGATCTATTTCGAGGGATGTCACAACCCTCTCATGTCTTTCCCGATTTTATTTAA